The genomic interval GCTGAGGAAGTCTATACACAACCTGGGGACCATCGTCACAACCAGGTGAGACTGTGCTGACACAAAATATTCAACCCTGTGCTAAAAACCAACACCATTTGACCCACCTTTGTCTTCCTCAGTGCGGTGGCGAGCCAGAGTGAGGCGATGGGCGCGGGCCTGgagcagtgcattgtgggacatcCTGCTTCGGTTACCATAGTGACGAGGGACAAGTCAGGAGGAGCCTGCAAGAGTGGCAATGCAATCCTGTCAGCTGAGGTTTGTTTTACGCCCcctcaaataaatgtaaatgtaaaacactATTTAACAtgattttatgtttgttatTCCAGGTTTTCACCCCAGATGGCAGCATAGTGGACGGTGAAATAGTGGACCACAAGAATGGGACTTATGAGTTTGTATACATTGTGCCAAAGGAGGGCGACTTCTCATTGGCACTCCGTCTGTACGACCAGCACATCAAAGGAAGCCCCTTCAAACTGACCGTCAGCAAGGTCTTAGAAGCAGAAGTAGAGGTGGGTGGAGGGTGGAaggtgtgtgtcagcagcaaaAGTTTGGAGCCATGTCTGAATTTTTGTATCAACAGTGAAAGTTCTTTGTAGAACAATCGACAGAGTGATGTGGGTGTGATTGACAGACTGCCAACAACAAGCATGTTGGTTGAAGCTTACTGATCTTTCTAGCAAATTAACATGAGCACACGATATTGAGCGGTTACATGTGAGCATGCtaaaatgttaacatgttaTTGTAAAAGTTGCATATAATCCCAGATGTTCCCATTTCCTTTTAGGCTTGGGACAATTTCAGTTCTAAAACACAGACtcaactttttaaaataaagttctAACTGTTACCTTGATTTCATGCAAATACCCACCGTGGGGTCCCATCCCAAGCTTGGGAAAATATGTACCAAAAATTTTAAAGTTAACATGGACATTAAggtaaaaatctgaaaattcacATTTCTAAGTAATATATTCTCCCTCCATCGTTGTCTCCAGgtgtccccctccaccaccacagcaaACAACTCAGCAGCCTACGCCACCCCATCCACAGGCTCCTCTGAGGGGGCAAAGAGACGTGGGAAGTCCCCCGGCCAGAAGAAGAAGGGATCTAAGAGAGCCAGCAGCGCCCTGGGTACCCCACGACGCAAAACCCAAAATCCAATTGAGGATGACCTCATCTTTAGGATTGGTGAGACATTCATCCTTATtttgtggaatgttccaaaaacacctgttgaaattcatttatttggtATTTCCGACTCTCATCAGGAACAAAGGGGAGAAATAAAGGAGAGTTCACCAACCTTCAAGGAGTGGCTGCTTCCTCCAGTGGCAGGATTCTGATTGCCGACAGCAATAATCAGTGTGTCCAGGTATGGCCCATTTTGTTCAGTTCTCACTTCTTCAAAAAGCTGTTTTAGGTTTCAGACTTGCTTTTGTAGCTACTTTTAAATTTAGGTTTCAGGTGTAGAAGCTAAGGTATGAATTGTGTCTTTGAGGGACCTCACAAATGCCTACCCATTTCAGATTTTCTCCAACGAGGGAGAATTCAAGAGTCGCTTTGGGGTGCGTGGACGTTCGCCAGGGCAACTGCAGCGTCCCACAGGCGTGGCTGTGCACCCCAGTGGTGACATCATCATTGCTGACTATGATAACAAGTGGGTCAGCATCTTCTCCTGCGAGGGCAAGTTCAAGGTCAGTGCATCAGTGTAGCCTTGGGTGTAAGGGATGAAGGGTTACTGTTTGTTTAATGGTTCTTCCCTCTTATTGGTTGGTCTTGGCATCCATCAGGCAAAGCTTGGCTCCGGTAGACTCATGGGGCCAAAGGGAGTGTCCGTGGACCAGAATGGTCACGTGATCGTGGTTGACAACAAGGCATGCACTGTCTTCATCTTCCAGCTGACCGGCAAGCTCATCACCAAGTTTGGTAGTCGAGGCAATGGTGACAAGCAATTTGCAGGTAGTGCTTTTTCAAAGAAACAGACTGTCcagaaattaataaaaaaagcCACAAGAATGAGACTGACAACCATGCCAGTCCTGTTTTATGGACTaaattttaatattaaaatgaatcaaaatcacacagtaTTACCAATATTATTGTCATATATGTAGTTACTTTATCATTGGACTAAAACTGGTGTATTGAAAGAATTGAACCAAATAATTCtcagtagaaaaaaaatatgtgggTATGCTTGCACTGAAAACTGCATGTACAAAGTTTAAAGTACTTCAAGAGGCTGAAGAGCCAATGTAGGTGTCATCACTGAAACAAGTTAAAATGCCAGTTGAAGAATCACTGAAAGCACATGGGGTGATAATTGAACTGTAATCACTGAAAGCAGTGAAAGGGTTAGTTAAAGTGGTGAAAACAGGTGAAGTGTTAGCTAAGGCACTGATAACAcagcctgtttt from Chaetodon auriga isolate fChaAug3 chromosome 24, fChaAug3.hap1, whole genome shotgun sequence carries:
- the trim2b gene encoding tripartite motif-containing protein 2, which gives rise to MEAHQHSPDSSSEECTVLEAPPGKNACPQHAGKVADLYCCACDSVLCEDCVSDHEDHPKLALSQALEQHRSSLRERLGTVQNRLPQISDALSFVKEILQQLTNQRASIEEDIQSSFEDLHKQLDVRKSVLLMELEVTYGLKQKVLQAQVDSLIRGEGDITASCTQSEEALAGEACVATLQAERELHERLGELAGLGLPCQPEENDQLDLVMETDGLRKSIHNLGTIVTTSAVASQSEAMGAGLEQCIVGHPASVTIVTRDKSGGACKSGNAILSAEVFTPDGSIVDGEIVDHKNGTYEFVYIVPKEGDFSLALRLYDQHIKGSPFKLTVSKVLEAEVEVSPSTTTANNSAAYATPSTGSSEGAKRRGKSPGQKKKGSKRASSALGTPRRKTQNPIEDDLIFRIGTKGRNKGEFTNLQGVAASSSGRILIADSNNQCVQIFSNEGEFKSRFGVRGRSPGQLQRPTGVAVHPSGDIIIADYDNKWVSIFSCEGKFKAKLGSGRLMGPKGVSVDQNGHVIVVDNKACTVFIFQLTGKLITKFGSRGNGDKQFAGPHFAAVNKNNEIIVTDFHNHSVKVFTPEGELVLKFGSNGEGNGQFNAPTGVAVDVNGNIIVADWGNSRIQVFDGSGSFLSYINTSADPLYGPQGLALTSDGHVVVADSGNHCFKVYRYLQ